Proteins co-encoded in one Malus sylvestris chromosome 9, drMalSylv7.2, whole genome shotgun sequence genomic window:
- the LOC126583347 gene encoding aquaporin SIP1-1-like, protein MGVIKAAAGDAILTSMWVFSAPSMGVFTSIIASFLGIQARSLVGLFITTIISTLVVLIFSLIGKLLGGASFNPSTTVSFYTAGLNPGTSLLSMAVRFPAQAAGGVGGAKAILQVMPKKYKHMLKGPSLKVDLYTGVIAEGVMTCVLCFALLVIIMRGPRNPIVNIWMLSVTTLGLVVAGNGYTGPSMNPANAFGWAYVNNWHNSWELFLVYWIGPFVGATVAASAFRVLFPPPVPKEKKA, encoded by the coding sequence ATGGGGGTGATCAaggcagctgcaggagatgcaATTTTGACATCCATGTGGGTGTTCAGTGCACCCAGCATGGGGGTTTTCACATCCATCATTGCTTCGTTTCTTGGCATCCAAGCTAGGTCTTTGGTAGGTCTTTTCATCACCACAATAATTTCGACACTTGTGGTTTTAATATTCAGCTTGATTGGCAAGTTGTTGGGCGGTGCCAGTTTCAACCCCTCCACCACCGTCAGTTTCTACACCGCCGGCCTCAATCCTGGAACTTCCCTCCTCTCCATGGCGGTTCGGTTCCCGGCTCAGGCGGCCGGCGGAGTAGGCGGTGCCAAGGCAATTTTGCAGGTGATGCCAAAAAAGTACAAGCACATGCTTAAAGGGCCTTCTTTGAAAGTGGATTTGTATACTGGTGTTATAGCTGAGGGGGTGATGACTTGTGTTCTTTGCTTTGCCTTGCTTGTGATTATAATGAGAGGGCCTAGAAATCCAATTGTGAACATATGGATGCTTTCGGTCACGACGCTCGGATTGGTGGTTGCCGGAAATGGGTACACGGGGCCTTCCATGAACCCGGCCAATGCTTTTGGGTGGGCTTATGTGAACAATTGGCACAACAGTTGGGAGCTTTTCTTGGTTTATTGGATTGGCCCCTTTGTTGGAGCAACTGTAGCTGCTTCGgcttttagggttttgtttcccCCACCGGtaccaaaggaaaagaaagcttga